The following are from one region of the Glycine max chloroplast, complete genome genome:
- the ycf2 gene encoding Ycf2 (hypothetical protein RF2), translating to MKGHQFKSWIFELREILREIKNSRYFLDSWTQFNSAGFFIHIFFHQESFIKLLDSRIWSILLSRNSQGSTSNRYFTIKYVVLFVVAVLIYRINNRKMVERKNPYLTRLLTIPMNSIGPKNDTLEESSESSNINRLIVPLLYLPKGKKISESYFLDPKESTRVLPITKKYIMPESNWGSRWWRNWIGKKSDSSCKISNETIAGIEISFKEKDIKYLEFLFVYYMDDPIRKDHDWEFFDRLSPRKRRNIINLNSGQLFEILVKDWIYYLMFAFREKIPKEVEGFFKQQGTGSIIQSNDIEHVSHLFLRNKRAISLQNCAQFHMWQFRQDLFVSWGKSPHESDFLRNNMSRENWIWLDNVWLVNKDRFFSKVRNVSSNIQYDSTRSSFIQVTGSSQLKGSSDQSKDYFDSIRNEDSKYHTLINQREIQQLKERSILCWDPSFLQTERTEIESERFPKILSGYSSMCRLFMEREKQMNNHLLPQEIEEFLGNPARATRSFFSDRWSELHLSSNPTERSTRDQKLLKKEQKKHLVLSRRSENKEIVNLFKIIMYLQNTVSIHPISSYPGCDMVPKGELDSSNKISFLNKNPFWGLFHLFHDRNSGRYTLHHDFESEEIFQEMADLFTLSITEPDLVYHKGFAFSIDSSGLGQKHFLNELFNSRDESKNHSLLVLPPLFYEENESFYRRIIKKWVQTSCGNNLEDPKPKIVVFTSNNIMEAVNQYRLIRNLIQIQYSTHGYIRNVLNRFNCNFEYGIQRYQIGNDTLNHRTIMKYTINQHLSNLKKSQKKWFDPLIFISRTERSMNRDPNAYRYKWSNGSKNFQEHLDYFISEQNSRFQVVFDRFHINQYSIDWSEVIDKKDLSKSLCFFLSKLLLFLPKFLLFLSNSLPSFFFVSFGGIPIHRSEIHIYELKGPNNPLCNQLLESIGLQIFHLKKWKPLLLDDQDTSQKSKFLINGGTISPFLFNKIPKWMIDSFHTRKNRRKSFDNTDSYFSMISHDPDNWLNPVKPFHRSSLIYSFYKANRLRFLNNQYHFCFYCNKRFPFYVEKACINNYDFTYGQFLNILFIRNKIFSFCDGQKKHAFLKRDTISPIESQVSNILIPNDFPQSGDEGYNLYKSFHFPIRYDLFVRGAIYSIADISGTPLTEGQIVHFEKTYCQPLSDMNIPDSEGKNLHQYLNFNSNMGLIHTPCSEKYLPSEKRKKRSPCLKKCLEKGQMYRTFQQDSVFSTLSKWNLFQTYIPWFLTSTGYKYLNFIFLDTFSDLLPILSSSQKFVSIFHDIMHGSDILWRIRQIPLCLPQWNLISEIWNLISEIPGNCLHNLLLSEEIIHRNNELLLISTHLRSLNVQEFFYSILFLLLVAGYLVRTHLLFVSRVYSELQTEFEKVKSLMIPSYMIELRKLLDRYPTSELNSFWLKNLFLVALEQLGDSLEEIRSFAFGGNMLWGGGPTYGVKSIRSKKKYLNLIDLISIIPNPINRIAFSRNTRHLSHPSKTIYSLIRKIKNVNGDWIDDKIESWVLNSNSIDDKEREFLVQFSTLTTEKRIDQILLSLTHSHHLSKNNSGYQMIEQPGAIYLRYLVDIHKKYLMIYEFNTSCLAERRIFLANYQTITYSQTLRGANSFHFPSHGKPFSLRLALPPPSRGILVIGSIGTGRSYLVKYLATNSYVPFITVFLNKFLDNKPKGFLIDDSDDIDDSYDSDDIDRDLDMELELLTMMNTLTMDMMPEIDRFYITFQFELAKAMSPCIIWIPNIHDLDVNESNYLSLGLLVNYLSRDCERCSTRNILVIASTHIPQKVDPALIAPNKLNTCIKIRRLLISQQRKHFFTLSYTRGFHLEKKMSHTNGFGSTTMGSNVRDLVALTNEALSISIIQKKSIIDTNIIRSVLHRQTWDFRSQVRSVQDHGILFYQIGRAVSQNVLLSNCSIDPISIYMKKKSCDGGDSYLYKWYFELGTSMKKLTILLYLLSCSAGSVAQDLWSLPGPDEKNGITSYGLVENNSDLVHGLLEVEGALVGSSRTEKDCSQFDKDRVTLLLRSEPRNPLNMIQNGSYSIVDQRFLYEKYESEFEEGGGVLDPQQIEEDFFNHIVWAPRIWSPWGFLFYCIERPNELGFPYWARSFRDKRIIYDEEDELQENDSEFLQGGTMQYQTRDRSSKEQGFFRISQFIWDPADPLFFLFKDQPFVSVFSHRQFFTDEEMSRELLTSQTDLPTSIYKHWFIKNTQEKHFELLIHCQRWLRINSSLSNGFFRSNTLSESYQYLSNLFLSNEALLDQMTKTLLRKRWLFPDEMVVAICSNNESLV from the coding sequence AAAAGTATATCATGCCTGAATCTAACTGGGGTTCGCGGTGGTGGAGGAACTGGATAGGAAAAAAGAGCGATTCTAGTTGTAAGATATCTAATGAAACCATTGCTGGAATTGAGATCTCATTCAAAGAGAAAGATATCAAATATCTGGAGTTCCTTTTTGTATATTATATGGATGATCCGATCCGTAAGGACCATGATTGGGAATTTTTTGATCGTCTTTCTCCGAGAAAGAGGCGAAACATAATCAACTTGAATTCGGGACAGCTATTCGAAATCTTAGTGAAAGACTGGATTTATTATCTCATGTTTGCTTTTCGTGAAAAAATACCAAAGGAAGTGGAGGGTTTTTTCAAACAACAAGGGACTGGGTCAATTATTCAATCAAATGATATTGAGCATGTTTCCCATCTCTTCTTGAGAAACAAGCGGGCTATTTCTTTGCAAAATTGTGCTCAATTTCATATGTGGCAATTCCGTCAAGATCTCTTCGTTAGTTGGGGGAAGAGTCCGCACGAATCGGATTTTTTGAGGAACAACATGTCGAGAGAGAATTGGATTTGGTTAGACAATGTGTGGTTGGTAAACAAGGATCGGTTTTTTAGCAAGGTACGGAATGTATCATCAAATATTCAATATGATTCCACGAGATCTAGTTTCATTCAAGTAACGGGTTCTAGCCAATTGAAAGGATCTTCTGATCAATCCAAGGATTATTTCGATTCCATTAGGAATGAGGATTCGAAATATCACACATTGATCAATCAAAGAGAGATTCAACAACTAAAAGAAAGATCGATTCTTTGTTGGGATCCTTCCTTTCTTCAAACGGAACGAACAGAGATAGAATCAGAGCGATTCCCTAAAATCCTTTCTGGATATTCCTCAATGTGCCGACTATTCATGGAACGTGAGAAGCAGATGAATAATCATCTGCTTCCGCAAGAAATCGAAGAATTTCTTGGGAATCCTGCAAGAGCTACTCGTTCTTTTTTCTCTGACAGATGGTCAGAACTTCATCTGAGTTCGAATCCTACTGAGAGGTCTACTAGAGATCAGAAATTGTTGAAGAAAGAACAAAAGAAACATCTTGTTCTTTCCAGGCGATCGGAAAATAAAGAAATAGTGAATTTATTCAAGATAATTATGTACTTACAAAATACCGTCTCAATTCATCCTATTTCATCATATCCGGGATGTGATATGGTTCCAAAGGGTGAACTGGACAGTTCCAATAAGATTTCATTCTTGAACAAAAATCCATTTTGGGGTTTATTTCATCTATTCCATGACCGGAACAGTGGGAGATACACGTTACACCACGATTTTGAATCAGAAGAGATATTTCAAGAAATGGCAGATCTATTCACTCTATCAATAACCGAGCCGGATCTGGTGTATCATAAGGGATTTGCTTTTTCTATTGATTCCTCCGGATTGGGTCAAAAACATTTCTTGAATGAGTTATTCAACTCCAGGGATGAATCGAAAAATCACTCTTTATTGGTTCTACCTCCTCTTTTTTATGAAGAGAATGAATCTTTTTATCGAAGGATCATAAAAAAATGGGTCCAGACCTCTTGCGGGAATAATTTGGAAGATCCAAAACCTAAAATAGTTGTATTTACTAGCAACAACATAATGGAGGCAGTCAATCAATATAGATTGATCCGAAATCTGATTCAAATCCAATATAGCACCCATGGTTACATAAGAAATGTATTGAATCGATTCAATTGCAACTTCGAATATGGAATTCAAAGGTATCAAATAGGAAATGATACTCTGAATCATCGAACTATAATGAAATACACGATCAACCAACATTTATCCAATTTGAAAAAGAGTCAGAAGAAATGGTTCGATCCTCTTATTTTTATTTCTCGAACGGAGAGATCCATGAATCGGGATCCTAATGCATATAGATACAAATGGTCCAATGGGAGCAAGAATTTCCAGGAACATTTGGACTATTTCATTTCTGAGCAGAATAGCCGTTTTCAAGTAGTGTTCGATCGATTCCATATTAATCAATATTCGATTGATTGGTCTGAAGTTATCGACAAAAAAGATTTGTCTAAGTCACTTTGTTTCTTTTTGTCCAAGTTACTTCTTTTTTTGCCCAAGTTTCTTCTCTTTTTGTCTAACTCACTTCCTTCTTTTTTCTTTGTGAGTTTTGGGGGTATCCCCATTCATAGGTCCGAGATCCACATCTATGAATTGAAAGGTCCGAATAATCCACTCTGTAATCAGTTATTAGAATCAATAGGTCTTCAAATCTTTCATTTGAAAAAATGGAAACCCTTATTATTGGATGACCAAGATACTTCCCAAAAATCGAAATTCTTGATCAATGGAGGAACAATATCACCATTTTTGTTCAATAAGATACCAAAGTGGATGATTGACTCATTCCATACTAGAAAGAATCGCAGGAAATCTTTTGATAACACAGATTCCTATTTCTCAATGATATCCCACGATCCAGACAATTGGCTGAATCCCGTGAAACCATTTCATAGAAGTTCATTGATATACTCTTTTTATAAAGCAAATCGACTTCGATTCTTGAATAATCAATATCACTTCTGCTTCTATTGTAACAAAAGATTCCCTTTTTATGTGGAAAAGGCCTGTATCAATAATTATGATTTTACGTATGGACAATTCCTCAATATCTTGTTCATTCGCAACAAAATCTTTTCTTTTTGCGATGGTCAAAAAAAACATGCTTTTTTGAAGAGAGATACTATTTCACCAATCGAGTCACAGGTATCTAACATATTGATACCTAACGATTTTCCACAAAGTGGCGACGAAGGGTATAACTTGTACAAATCTTTCCATTTTCCAATTCGATACGATCTATTCGTTCGTGGAGCTATTTACTCGATCGCAGACATTTCTGGAACACCTCTAACAGAGGGACAAATAGTCCATTTTGAAAAAACTTATTGTCAACCTCTTTCAGATATGAATATACCTGATTCAGAAGGGAAGAACTTGCATCAGTATCTCAATTTCAATTCAAACATGGGTTTGATTCACACTCCATGTTCTGAGAAATATTTACCATCCGAAAAAAGGAAAAAACGGAGTCCTTGTCTAAAAAAATGCCTTGAGAAAGGGCAGATGTATAGAACCTTTCAACAAGATAGTGTTTTTTCAACTCTCTCAAAATGGAATCTATTCCAAACATATATACCATGGTTCCTTACCTCGACAGGGTACAAATATCTAAATTTCATATTTTTAGATACTTTTTCAGACCTATTGCCGATACTAAGTAGCAGCCAAAAATTTGTATCCATTTTTCATGATATTATGCATGGGTCAGATATATTATGGCGAATTCGTCAGATTCCATTGTGTCTTCCACAATGGAATCTGATAAGTGAGATATGGAATCTGATAAGTGAGATTCCGGGTAATTGTTTACATAATCTTCTTCTGTCCGAAGAAATTATTCATCGAAATAATGAGTTACTATTAATATCGACACATCTGAGATCGCTAAATGTTCAGGAGTTCTTCTATTCAATCCTTTTCCTTCTCCTTGTTGCTGGATATCTCGTTCGTACACATCTTCTCTTTGTTTCTCGAGTCTATAGTGAGTTACAGACAGAGTTCGAAAAGGTAAAATCTTTGATGATTCCATCATACATGATTGAGTTGCGAAAACTTCTGGATAGGTATCCTACATCTGAACTGAATTCTTTCTGGTTAAAGAATCTCTTTCTAGTTGCTCTGGAACAATTAGGAGATTCTCTAGAAGAAATACGGAGTTTTGCTTTTGGTGGCAACATGCTATGGGGTGGTGGTCCCACTTATGGGGTCAAATCAATACGTTCTAAGAAGAAATATTTGAATCTCATCGATCTCATAAGTATTATACCAAATCCCATCAATCGAATCGCTTTTTCGAGAAATACGAGACATCTAAGTCATCCAAGTAAAACAATCTATTCCTTGATAAGAAAAATAAAAAACGTGAATGGTGATTGGATTGATGATAAAATAGAATCCTGGGTCTTGAACAGTAATTCGATTGATGATAAAGAAAGAGAATTCTTGGTTCAGTTTTCTACCTTAACGACAGAAAAAAGGATTGATCAAATTCTATTGAGTCTGACTCATAGTCATCATTTATCAAAGAATAACTCTGGTTATCAAATGATTGAACAACCGGGAGCAATTTACTTACGATATTTAGTTGACATTCATAAAAAGTATCTAATGATTTATGAATTCAATACATCCTGTTTAGCAGAAAGACGTATATTCCTTGCTAATTATCAGACAATTACTTATTCACAAACCTTGCGGGGGGCTAATAGTTTTCATTTCCCATCTCATGGAAAACCCTTTTCGCTCCGCTTAGCCCTACCTCCCCCTAGTAGGGGTATTTTAGTGATAGGTTCTATAGGAACTGGACGATCCTATTTGGTCAAATACCTAGCGACAAACTCCTATGTTCCTTTCATTACAGTATTTCTGAACAAGTTCCTGGATAACAAGCCTAAGGGTTTTCTTATTGATGATAGTGACGATATTGATGATAGTTACGATAGTGACGATATCGACCGTGACCTTGATATGGAGCTGGAGCTTCTAACTATGATGAATACGCTAACTATGGATATGATGCCAGAAATAGACCGATTTTATATCACCTTTCAATTCGAATTAGCAAAAGCAATGTCTCCTTGCATAATATGGATTCCAAACATCCATGATCTGGATGTGAATGAGTCGAATTACTTATCCCTCGGTCTTTTAGTGAACTATCTCTCCAGGGATTGTGAAAGATGTTCTACTAGAAATATTCTTGTTATTGCTTCGACTCATATTCCCCAAAAAGTAGATCCGGCTCTAATAGCTCCGAATAAATTAAATACATGCATTAAGATACGAAGGCTTCTTATTTCACAACAACGAAAACACTTTTTCACTCTTTCATATACTAGGGGATTTCACTTGGAAAAGAAAATGTCCCATACTAATGGATTCGGGTCCACAACGATGGGTTCAAATGTACGAGATCTTGTAGCACTTACCAACGAGGCCCTATCGATTAGTATTATACAAAAAAAATCCATCATAGACACTAATATAATTAGATCTGTTCTTCATAGACAAACTTGGGATTTCCGATCTCAGGTAAGATCGGTTCAGGATCATGGGATCCTTTTCTATCAGATAGGAAGGGCTGTTTCACAAAATGTACTTCTAAGTAATTGCTCCATAGATCCTATATCTATCTATATGAAGAAGAAATCATGTGACGGGGGGGATTCTTATTTGTACAAATGGTACTTCGAACTTGGAACGAGTATGAAGAAATTAACGATACTTCTTTACCTTTTGAGTTGTTCTGCCGGATCGGTCGCTCAAGACCTTTGGTCTCTACCCGGACCTGATGAAAAAAATGGGATCACATCTTATGGACTCGTTGAGAATAATTCTGATCTAGTTCATGGCCTATTAGAAGTAGAAGGCGCTCTGGTGGGATCCTCACGTACAGAAAAAGATTGCAGTCAGTTTGATAAGGATCGAGTGACATTGCTTCTTCGGTCCGAACCAAGGAATCCCTTAAATATGATTCAAAATGGATCTTATTCTATCGTTGATCAGAGATTTCTCTATGAAAAATATGAATCGGAGTTTGAAGAAGGGGGGGGAGTCCTCGACCCACAACAGATAGAGGAGGATTTTTTCAATCACATCGTTTGGGCTCCTAGAATATGGAGCCCTTGGGGCTTTCTATTTTATTGTATTGAAAGGCCCAATGAATTGGGATTTCCCTATTGGGCCAGGTCATTTCGGGACAAGCGGATCATTTATGATGAAGAGGATGAGCTTCAAGAGAATGATTCAGAGTTCTTGCAGGGTGGAACCATGCAGTACCAGACACGAGATAGATCTTCCAAAGAACAGGGCTTTTTTCGAATAAGCCAATTCATTTGGGACCCCGCGGATCCACTCTTTTTCCTATTCAAAGATCAGCCTTTTGTCTCTGTGTTTTCACATCGACAATTCTTTACAGATGAAGAGATGTCAAGGGAACTTCTTACTTCCCAAACAGATCTTCCTACATCTATATATAAACACTGGTTTATCAAGAATACGCAAGAAAAGCATTTTGAATTGTTGATTCATTGCCAGAGATGGCTTAGAATCAATAGTTCATTATCTAATGGATTTTTCCGTTCTAATACTCTATCTGAGAGTTATCAATATTTATCAAATCTGTTCCTATCTAACGAAGCGCTATTGGATCAAATGACAAAGACATTGTTGAGAAAAAGATGGCTTTTCCCAGATGAGATGGTTGTTGCTATCTGCTCCAATAACGAATCATTGGTTTAA